The segment ATGAGGCATTTTCTGGATCAGAAATTAAACGAATGAAACTGACAGGATGTGAGAAGACACTTGTATATCTGGGAAATAAACATGTATGTCAATAATTATTAATATTCAGATAATGAGATATAATCTAGATAGCTATAGCTAGACAGTGTATTGCCAATTAATGTGCTGAGGCTGCCATTCAAACAGCTAAGACtagctggctaactagctagctaaatgttttAGTTGGTAAGACTGGTTGTATGAAACAACACATGTATAATGaatgttagccagctagttaCCTAGCTAATAAACTTAGTTTACTTCTTGGGAAACAATATGTatgctatctagctagctacactggCTGCAGCCATTGCAGACagaaagctaactagctaaccaaaATGTGGAAACAATGAAGCTATTTCTGATCAAATGTTATCATATATAGATAGCTAGACCCTTTCTTACTAATTGTACTGTGAACtcaaggttagctagctagtaagcaAACATTAGCTAGCCCAAGTGTGGTTTAGCTAGCCAATAACATTCATGATCTCTCCTGGTGAAATTGCTTTGAAAAGCATATACTCGTACACAAATACTCTTACTACTTTGAGCTGGCCCTTAATAAAGATCACTGTAAACAGTAGTGTCGTTTCAAGTGATTTATTATAGTTAGCTAGAAGGAGAACAGTCTCTTGTCTTATTCTGCAGCATAAATCTGCTCCGACCACCGACTGTCATATCAGCACGAGTGAAAAATATAAACTACTTTGAAATCCTAGTAGCTAGCTACAGCCAGACTATCAAGGTTATCTCTTGACAGATTAGCTTGATCAAATGTGAAATTGAGTTCTGATTATGTTCTCAACAGTACAATATCGAACATGTGAGCTCAGAGATATGTGGAATTTGAACATTTTCAAATTCTGGAATTTTCACAATGCCCTCAAATGACATCCTTTCCAAACATTCCAAAAGAGCATGTTGACAGGTAGTCATGCCTGTTTTAGTGTTATGTCAAGGATACAACATCTACCCCGACCAAAATATTATTGCAGATCATTTTATGATGTATTTAGCTGTTGTATAAAGAAAGGTTTGGAAAAACAGGGAAACCTTTGCCTGTCAACTTTAAGTAGCCATGAAATTGCTTGAATATCATTTAAATCCAATCTCTGTACCCCACCCCCCAACACTGACAAATAATGGTGGGCTTTTAGAAAGGGACATTTTCCTGATTTGCCACCTCATCTCTGGGTCGATTAAGCTGTTGCTACCTGAGTAAAGGCCAATAATACTAGTCTGTGTGACCGAACTCAGACGCTGTGGGATTTCATTTGGGGGTTGGAATGGCTCCAAGTACTAGGTAGCATACCACAACCACCATTTAGTTGTGAGTGACAGAGGATCTTGCTTATGATAGTGGAATTCTGGCACTAGGCATGATATCTAGCTGGTGTTACAGTCATACATATGTACATATGACTGCATATTACTATGTGTTCTAGTGAATTCTGTGGACCCCAATACTGAAATTACAGAGAAATAAAAACTAGATAAGCCATATGCCAACTTTAATCTAAACTTTACAATTCAGAGATTTTAAAACTAAACCTTTTGGAGTTACACTTTACTATGTtaattctttattgttttgtaacagCAGAGTTGAAACACATTGTATTAAACGTGACTTGCTATTCTCATTATTTAGCTCACCCTAAAACCAGGTTAAGAATTCCCTACAGATGGTTAATTGTGATTTTAGTTAGGGTTTCCATCGCCCCATCTCCAAGTAGTCCTGGGTCGAATCATTGAGGAAGGGTAAAACCCAGTAAGCGATACTACTTATAAATCTCAACTGTGCCACTGCAATTAAATATGCTTCTAtacccccttcccctcctccctcctctcctcatatcAAAGGCTAACCCAATTCGACGCTAAAGAGAGTCTGAATTAATTTCACAAAGCACTGATTTAACAGTGCCTAAGGTGCCAGCCTTCAACagaattagttttttttttttaagatccATTCGTCGAGGGATATACTTTCACAGGAGGGGGTGAAAATGAGATGGAGGggtcctggggtccagcaacattaaggcagttatatacaatttaaaatattacatgacattacatttcataacacttcacaacacattaagtctgttccctcaggccactactctctatcacatatctacaatacaaaatccatgtgtgtgtagagtgcgtgtcttatgtgtatgtgtgtctgtgcctatcTCTTTACAGTcctcgctgttccataaggtgtatttttctgttttttaaatctgattctactgcttgcatcagttacctgatgtgtagtagagttccatgtagccatggctcaaTGTAGTACTTTGCCCCTCCAATAGTatgttcttgacttggggattgtgaagagacctttggtggcatgtcttgtagggtatgcatgggtgtcagagctgtgtgctagtagtttaaacagacaggtgcattcagcatgtcaacacttcttacaaaaacaagtagtgatgaagtccatTCCTTCTCCACTTGGTgccatgagagatttacatgcatattattaatgttagctctccttttacatttaagggccagccgtgctaacctgttctgggccaattgtaattttccaaggTTCCTCTTTGttgcacctgaccacacgactgaacagtagtccaggtgcgacaaaactagggcctgtaggacctgccttgttgatagtgctgttaagaaggtagagcagcgctttattatggacagacttctccccatcttacctactgttgtatcaatatgttttgaccatgagcGTTTACAgtagtttagtcacctcaacttgctcaatttccacattatttattacaagatttatttgaggtttaaggtttagtgaatgatttttcccaagtacaatgcttttagtttaggaaatatttaggactaacttactccttgccacccattctgaaacaaACTGCAGTTCTTTCTTAAGCGTAGCAgtgatttcactcgctgtagtagctgacttgtatagtgttgagtcatccgtgTACCTCGACACACTGGCAGTATTCAAGGCCAGTGGCATTTCATtagtaaagattttaaaaagtaaggggcctagaccactgccctggggaattcctgattctacctggattatgttggagaggcttccattaaagaacaccctctgtattCTGTTAGACGGGTAaatctttatccacaatatagcaaggtgtttaaagccataacacacatgtttttccatcagcagactaagatcgataatgtcaaaagccgcactgaagtctaacaaaacagttcccacaatctttttatcatcaatttctctcagctaatcatcagtcatttgtgtaagtgttgtgcttgttgaatgtcctacCCTATAAGTATGGTGACCTGTACTGACTTTACTTTGTCCCATGCTTAGTTCTGTCTCTTGTGCTCACTCCCATGTGTCTCTTGTCTATTTATCTTGCAGGTGAGATGGTGGTTCCCATGCATTCTCCCCGCTACCCCAGCGTGGCTGAGCTGGATGCCTTCGCCCAGAAGACGCAGAGCAGCCCACTCTCCATCAAGATCTTCCCCACCAACATCAGAGTTCCCCAGCACAAGCACCTTAACCGGACTGTGAACggctttgacaccacaggtagccAGCGCTACAGCCCCTACCCACACCTCCATACCGGCGGCTACACAGGCCTCCTGGCCATTGTCAAGGTCTCTTCCCCCTTCGCCCCCACTAAGGGCGTCCTCAAGAACTCGGAAGGCAGGCGAACTAAGCTCTCCCCAGCCCAAATAGCTGTCGCCCCGTACCCTCCCCCTAGCAGTAGTACTTTAGCCAATGGCCACTGCCGGATGGTGTACCACACTGGACCCTCGAAGCCCCCCGAGACCCCTGGCCTCTCCCTCTCGGTGCCCCCTAACGTCACTGTGGCCGGCTCTGGGATCCCTGTGACAGGGGGACGAGGCCTGGTCCAGCTACCCCCACAGTCCAACCTCCCTTCCATCCAGAGCATCATCTATCAAATCAACCAGCACTGCCAGGCCCAGGCTCTGCAGCAGGTGTGCCAGGGTGCAAACTCCTCCACCGCACCCTCTACCAACCCCAGCCCCTCCAAGCAGGGTGCGGGGGGTATCATGGGGGTATCCTCCTGCTCCTCGGGAGGTGGCTACGTGGGCGGCATGGTGCCCCAGCCTAACCTGGTGTACACAGGGGCAGGGCTGCCGCTGGCGGTGCACAGTGGCGAGGCCATGAAGGCCGGGATATACTCGGACAGCATGGACTACATCCTGTGGCAgaaacagcaacagcagcagcaggctGTGCTTCGCATGTACAGTGGGGGCAGCGGGGGAGGAGGGGCCATCAGTAAGTCCCCTGAAAGCTGTGGTGCCCCGGGGGGAGCAGGGATCATGGCCCAGGCGCAggtgtcatcctcctcctcctccagaccCTACCACCTGACGGGGGGAagtggagggggtggggggtgccTGGACAAGGTCAGCTCTTCCCCTCTGAACTGCATGGGGATGCATGGGAACTTCTCGGTGGGCCAGTACTTTGCCCCACCCTGGAACAGCGTGCTGGTCACCCCCGACAGTGACTGTTACAACCCGCACCAGGAGCTCCTGGGGACCACCACCCGAGGGCCAGCCACAGGGGGGCACAGGGAGATGGGCTACCCCCACCACCATCatccccaccatcaccaccaccatcatcatcaccaccaccccgCAATAGACAGCGGGAGCGGGGGATGCCTGTGCTGCAGCTTGCCCAGTAAGAGCCAGCTGTGCAACACATCGGTGCTGAGCAGCAGCCTGCAGTCTCTGGAGTACCTGATCAACGACGTCCACCCGCCCTGCATCAAAGAGCAGATGCTGGGCAAAGGCTACGAGACTGTGTCAGTGCCACGGCTGTTGGACCACCAGCACGCGCACATCCGCCTCCCAGTTTACAGATAGAGCGTGGGAGGATGAGGGCGAGAGCCAGGGGAcacgaatgaatgaatgaatgatgcGAAATCTGGATCAAAAGCTGAGGGACAGAGAAGAAGACCTTGATTTCCTGGGGACGTATAGGCCTGTTGAGACTGGCACTGCTTGAAGCAGCTCGGGGGCGCCAGGGAGGGAAGCGATGGTGTGAGAGTGGATCTTGTATTGGGTGACGGCTGGGGGGTTTCTCCCTCCCAGCCCAGAGTGGTTATTTATCAGTCAGGGAGAAAAAGGGTTTCAGTGGTTTTGGGTGCCCTGACAGAAGATTCTCCAGATGTCCCATAGTGTGGTTTGCCAACAGGAATTTGGGGGtgattttatttgtatttgttcctttcttgttttgttgttgatgttgttgttttgAGTTGATTCAACTTTTTTGGTGAGAATTCTAGCTTGATATGAAAGTGCATACAGCCACCTCTGTTGTTCCCCCATCCAAATACAACGCAACTGGGGTGCTATAGTCACAAAGAAGGCCCCAAAGGGCCAAAGGGTAGGGCTGCTTTCTAAAGTTCCTAAAGAAATACATCATACTCGCACACATTTTCATACatacacatccacacactcaaaaactcatacacaaacacagatgTGTACACACAAACGTCACAATGTTGAATGAAAAATATATGACAATATTAGTAATTGTTGTTATAATTGATCCCATAAATTGCACTGCTTGGAGTTTAAAAGCGTTGTTAACTTTGGAGTTTGGAATTGGGTAGTTTGGATATGATATATTTAAGAAACTTGAAATCTTGAACCTATTTTTGTTGTTTTCTATATTTGTAGGTATATTATATGCATAGGCTGCTATGGGGGAAAAGTGTCTCAAATGCTTTTTTATTGTTTCTTGTTATTCCTCCTCAAGCTGACGTGCAGTTTCTGATGTCCTGGTATAAGGCATAGTCGCTGCTCTGGTTCTGTAACCTAGCCAG is part of the Salvelinus namaycush isolate Seneca chromosome 18, SaNama_1.0, whole genome shotgun sequence genome and harbors:
- the LOC120063484 gene encoding protein FAM222A-like is translated as MLACLQRRQNPPIPSSQHPLCASKALEPPQALSRKCEMVVPMHSPRYPSVAELDAFAQKTQSSPLSIKIFPTNIRVPQHKHLNRTVNGFDTTGSQRYSPYPHLHTGGYTGLLAIVKVSSPFAPTKGVLKNSEGRRTKLSPAQIAVAPYPPPSSSTLANGHCRMVYHTGPSKPPETPGLSLSVPPNVTVAGSGIPVTGGRGLVQLPPQSNLPSIQSIIYQINQHCQAQALQQVCQGANSSTAPSTNPSPSKQGAGGIMGVSSCSSGGGYVGGMVPQPNLVYTGAGLPLAVHSGEAMKAGIYSDSMDYILWQKQQQQQQAVLRMYSGGSGGGGAISKSPESCGAPGGAGIMAQAQVSSSSSSRPYHLTGGSGGGGGCLDKVSSSPLNCMGMHGNFSVGQYFAPPWNSVLVTPDSDCYNPHQELLGTTTRGPATGGHREMGYPHHHHPHHHHHHHHHHHPAIDSGSGGCLCCSLPSKSQLCNTSVLSSSLQSLEYLINDVHPPCIKEQMLGKGYETVSVPRLLDHQHAHIRLPVYR